In Fusarium oxysporum f. sp. lycopersici 4287 chromosome 13, whole genome shotgun sequence, the DNA window CAGTGAATTGTGTGATTGGTGGCGACGACATTGATTGCCTTAGGCACCTCATTCCTCAAAACGTCACAGCTGGCGTAGCTATTGCCCAATGTAGAGAGCTCTGAGCTGCCTATGACGACACTAAAGTAACCACCACAAATCTTCCTGCGACCCCTCTATTTACCTTCTTCCAACAACAACCACTTCACTCAATCAATCCATCAAGAAcacaatcaatcaatcaatccGACATCAGCTTCACGCTCACCTCAATCATGTCTCGCATCCCTACCTCCACCTCGGTCCTCGAGTCCGCCGTCATCGAAGCCCCCTTCAGCGACGTCTGGCACCTGATCAAGCTGCAAGATTTCTCCAAGTTCTACTCCGCCCTCTCCTCCAGCGAGTGGGTGAAGGGCGTATCCCCCGACACCGACATCGTCAAGTGGACCTTCAAGGACGGCACTGTCCTCGAGGTCAAGCAGGAGGAGCACTCGTCCATCGACCACTACATCACCTACAGCGTCATCTCGTCGCAGCCCGCCCTGAGCTATACCTCTGTCGTCAGCACTGTGCGCGCCTACCCCGTCACCTCTGGAAAGCACGAGGGCGCTACTTTTGTCACCTGGAGCGGAAACTTTTCGAGCGATGCTGATGCGGGTGTCATTGAAGATGCCAAGTTCAAGCGTCGTGAGGCTTTGGCTGACCTCGCCAAGGCTGTTGCTAAGAAGTAAACGACGATCGATGGGAAGCaaggataaaaagaaaacaatgGGTATCATATCAAAGCTTATGTATGGGCAGAGCAGGGTTATCACATGTCGATGTAACTAGTAGCCCGCCGTCGTCAATCACATCAATTGTCAAGCTGTGTTTCGTATGAGATTGCAAACCAAGATCTAAACTTGACCCTAAACTTAGTCCTAAGGATTAGAAAACTTGTACAAAGTTTATGATAATATTATCCTAAGTCTTTGTCAAGATTTTATAATTCATGTCAGTCTTGCAGATGCCTTGGACTCTTCAACTGGTCTCGGATTATGTTGGGCCGTGGATTGATCAAACTGCGTCGCATCAAATACAGGGTACAGTGGTGCACCAACACCGCTGTACGAAAGATTGCGACAACCAGCTATGGAAATCTGCATCGCACAACCAAGATTATCGCAAAACTTGTGTTCCGATTGACGTTTCACAACATCTCACCAGGACTGGACCCTGAACATCGCACACAAAAGATTTGCGCTGGATTTTCAGGGTCTGGGGAACAGATCCATTCTTGGCGGAGAGCTTCAGGGTAGGACTGATCGGGTACCTGACTTAGAttttcaacaccatcagATCATCTTCAATTCTAGAACAATTAGAAGCAGCGAATCTGCTTAGTCTACGGAATCATCGGCATATACATGCATGCTTCGATTCCGAGTACTCAAATAAAATGGGCTCATTTTTTAATTCAGCGACGTTGCGTAGTGCACTCCCCTGTGAGATCTCAAACACGACATAGAGAATCTCACACCTCGTACAGGAGTAGTGCAACCGGCTTCGTCGGATGCAATGTCGTCCAGACAAGGCAATGCAGAGTCCTTTTGAGCAAGTGAGTCTGATGTCAAGGCCTTGATTGAATTATAGAAAATAGAAGAGGAATGAATGAACTGCCTCNNNNNNNNNNNNNNNNNNNNNNNNNNNNNNNNNNNNNNNNNNNNNNNNNNNNNNNNNNNNNNNNNNNNNNNNNNNNNNNNNNNNNNNNNNNNNNNNNNNNNNNNNNNNNNNNNNNNNNNNNNNNNNNNNNNNNNNNNNNNNNNNNNNNNNNNNNNNNNNNNNNNNNNNNNNNNNNNNNNNNNNNNNNNNNNNNNNNNNNNNNNNNNNNNNNNNNNNNNNNNNNNNNNNNNNNNNNNNNNNNNNNNNNNNNNNNNNNNNNNNNNNNNNNNNNNNNNNNNNNNNNNNNNNNNNNNNNNNNNNNNNNNNNNNNNNNNNNNNNNNNNNNNNNNNNNNNNNNNNNNNNNNNNNNNNNNNNNNNNNNNNNNNNNNNNNNNNNNNNNNNNNNNNNNNNNNNNNNNNNNNNNNNNNNNNNNNNNNNNNNNNNNNNNNNNNNNNNNNNNNNNNNNNNNNNNNNNNNNNNNNNNNNNNNNNNNNNNNNNNNNNNNNNNNNNNNNNNNNNNNNNNNNNNNNNNNNNNNNNNNNNNNNNNNNNNNNNNNNNNNNNNNNNNNNNNNNNNNNNNNNNNNNNNNNNNNNNNNNNNNNNNNNNNNNNNNNNNNNNNNNNNNNNNNNNNNNNNNNNNNNNNNNNNNNNNNNNNNNNNNNNNNNNNNNNNNNNNNNNNNNNNNNNNNNNNNNNNNNNNNNNNNNNNNNNNNNNNNNNNNNNNNNNNNNNNNNNNNNNNNNNNNNNNNNNNNNNNNNNNNNNNNNNNNNNNNNNNNNNNNNNNNNNNNNNNNNNNNNNNNNNNNNNNNNNNNNNNNNNNNNNNNNNNNNNNNNNNNNNNNNNNNNNNNNNNNNNNNNNNNNNNNNNNNNNNNNNNNNNNNNNNNNNNNNNNNNNNNNNNNNNNNNNNNNNNNNNNNNNNNNNNNNNNNNNNNNNNNNNNNNNNNNNNNNNNNNNNNNNNNNNNNNNNNNNNNNNNNNNNNNNNNNNNNNNNNNNNNNNNNNNNNNNNNNNNNNNNNNNNNNNNNNNNNNNNNNNNNNNNNNNNNNNNNNNNNNNNNNNNNNNNNNNNNNNNNNNNNNNNNNNNNNNNNNNNNNNNNNNNNNNNNNNNNNNNNNNNNNNNNNNNNNNNNNNNNNNNNNNNNNNNNNNNNNNNNNNNNNNNNNNNNNNNNNNNNNNNNNNNNNNNNNNNNNNNNNNNNNNNNNNNNNNNNNNNNNNNNNNNNNNNNNNNNNNNNNNNNNNNNNNNNNNNNNNNNNNNNNNNNNNNNNNNNNNNNNNNNNNNNNNNNNNNNNNNNNNNNNNNNNNNNNNNNNNNNNNNNNNNNNNNNNNNNNNNNNNNNNNNNNNNNNNNNNNNNNNNNNNNNNNNNNNNNNNNNNNNNNNNNNNNNNNNNNNNNNNNNNNNNNNNNNNNNNNNNNNNNNNNNNNNNNNNNNNNNNNNNNNNNNNNNNNNNNNNNNNNNNNNNNNNNNNNNNNNNNNNNNNNNNNNNNNNNNNNNNNNNNNNNNNNNNNNNNNNNNNNNNNNNNNNNNNNNNNNNNNNNNNNNNNNNNNNNNNNNNNNNNNNNNNNNNNNNNNNNNNNNNNNNNNNNNNNNNNNNNNNNNNNNNNNNNNNNNNNNNNNNNNNNNNNNNNNNNNNNNNNNNNNNNNNNNNNNNNNNNNNNNNNNNNNNNNNNNNNNNNNNNNNNNNNNNNNNNNNNNNNNNNNNNNNNNNNNNNNNNNNNNNNNNNNNNNNNNNNNNNNNNNNNNNNNNNNNNNNNNNNNNNNNNNNNNNNNNNNNNNNNNNNNNNNNNNNNNNNNNNNNNNNNNNNNNNNNNNNNNNNNNNNNNNNNNNNNNNNNNNNNNNNNNNNNNNNNNNNNNNNNNNNNNNNNNNNNNNNNNNNNNNNNNNNNNNNNNNNNNNNNNNNNNNNNNNNNNNNNNNNNNNNNNNNNNNNNNNNNNNNNNNNNNNNNNNNNNNNNNNNNNNNNNNNNNNNNNNNNNNNNNNNNNNNNNNNNNNNNNNNNNNNNNNNNNNNNNNNNNNNNNNNNNNNNNNNNNNNNNNNNNNNNNNNNNNNNNNNNNNNNNNNNNNNNNNNNNNNNNNNNNNNNNNNNNNNNNNNNNNNNNNNNNNNNNNNNNNNNNNNNNNNNNNNNNNNNNNNNNNNNNNNNNNNNNNNNNNNNNNNNNNNNNNNNNNNNNNNNNNNNNNNNNNNNNNNNNNNNNNNNNNNNNNNNNNNNNNNNNNNNNNNNNNNNNNNNNNNNNNNNNNNNNNNNNNNNNNNNNNNNNNNNNNNNNNNNNNNNNNNNNNNNNNNNNNNNNNNNNNNNNNNNNNNNNNNNNNNNNNNNNNNNNNNNNNNNNNNNNNNNNNNNNNNNNNNNNNNNNNNNNNNNNNNNNNNNNNNNNNNNNNNNNNNNNNNNNNNNNNNNNNNNNNNNNNNNNNNNNNNNNNNNNNNNNNNNNNNNNNNNNNNNNNNNNNNNNNNNNNNNNNNNNNNNNNNNNNNNNNNNNNNNNNNNNNNNNNNNNNNNNNNNNNNNNNNNNNNNNNNNNNNNNNNNNNNNNNNNNNNNNNNNNNNNNNNNNNNNNNNNNNNNNNNNNNNNNNNNNNNNNNNNNNNNNNNNNNNNNNNNNNNNNNNNNNNNNNNNNNNNNNNNNNNNNNNNNNNNNNNNNNNNNNNNNNNNNNNNNNNNNNNNNNNNNNNNNNNNNNNNNNNNNNNNNNNNNNNNNNNNNNNNNNNNNNNNNNNNNNNNNNNNNNNNNNNNNNNNNNNNNNNNNNNNNNNNNNNNNNNNNNNNNNNNNNNNNNNNNNNNNAATCTTCCACTCCTTCAAAAGCTCACGCAACGCCAAGCCGCTCGCCGGTcctttctctccctctcttttTCAATACTacttctttttaataatatctctCCCACAAAAATGTCATCCTCACCGATTCTTGGTCCCGAACGAAAAAACTCCTACGATGAAGAACGCCTCGAATGGGCGACGCCCTCTGTGCCAAAGAAGTACCTCCGTCTGCCAAGACTGCGCCGCTCGACCGtgatcctcctcctcatcgacttcctcatcgtcgctgtcCTCGTCCATGCTTTTTACCCGCTTATCACACTGCTGCGTCGGAATGAGGAGCTGTTCGGTGCGAGATTAACGTTGCCCCTGAATGATACGTCGTTTGGCGAGGATTTGCCCGCGCAGAGGACGATACCGAGGATTTTTCACCAGACGAGTGCGAATGAGACCATTCCTGAGGCCTGGAAGGATTTGGTAAAGAGCTGTAAGGAAACTTACTCTGAGTTTGAGTACAAGGTTTGTTTGTCCTGGGTTGGTTACTGGAGGAGATGGATGCTAATTGTCGCAGCACTGGACGGACGATAAGGCTCGCGATTTTATTTCGGAAGAGTATCCTTGGTTCCTCGACACTTGGGACACTTTCCCTTTCAACATTCAACGCGCCGATGCCATTCGATACTTTGTCCTTCACCACTATGGCGGTATCTATCTCGACATGGACACGCTCTGCAACGCGACAATCCCCCTGCACCAGATCGAGTCCGACGGCAGCAAGCACCACGCCGTCTTCAAGAGCACAACACCCACCGGCGTCTCCAACGACATGATGATTACCTCCGCGCACCATCCCGCCTTCACAAAAGCCCTCTCCCGAATCCAACTCTACAACGACATAACCCGTCCCTGGGCACACATCCTCCCGCACGTCGCAGTAATGGTATCCGCGGGACCGCTCTTCCTCACCATGGCGCTGAAGAACTACCTTCTTGAACAGCCCTCGCTGCCTGAGACTACGGTGCAGGTGATCAATGCGACTGAGCTTGAACCTTATTTGACTGATTACGAGGGCGCGTCGTGGCATCACGGCGATACGAAGGCGATAATGTGGTTGGGTGATCGGCCGTGGGTTTGGTACCTGCTCGGTGCGATTGGGCTGGGCGCAGGGTTGTATTTGATCAACATGCTCATGATGAAGTGCTGGGGACGGTTCTTTGAGAAGGCTTCTAGTGATGAGGCCAAGGATGCTATTAAACTCACGTAGAAGGGGTTATGCTTAATTATATATGACTATAATAGTTTTAATGGCAGCGATGTTAATTCACAATCTGTGATCCTCTTCAATATCGTGCAATCCCATGTCTTGGCTTCAGAAATGCTCAATCACGACATCGAAGCCCATTCAGACCGCCCCATTCAAGACACGCCAGCCTCGTGGCTTATCTCGACACGTCAGTGCGTTCGCCAGTCCCTCAGATCCAAATCTGACAGTCCCCAAAGTCAATGCAACACTGCATGAGCTCATCACCCGACATACGCGCGTCCAAGTTAATCTTGGTCCAGACCGTTCCGTGACGTGGAGGAACTTTGTGAGATGACGTCGGCGCAGTTCTGATCGGTAGAACAACCCCGCAAAGTAGGCTGGTCTGGTTGAAGCTAGGCTGCATTAGAGGTTGTGACAGTTTTCTTGCATGTCATTGGTGTTTTGGGGGAGCTTTGTATGCAGAGCTCTCGATTGGTGCGGGCTTGAGGAGGGATGGCTGTTTGGTTGAAGTTGGGTCAAGCTTCAATTGCTCTCGTGATGACTTTGTACAGTAGCCCCGGTTTTGGTGCTGTGAGATGCGGCGCGATGCCAGCCTCGCTCATTTCAAAATGGACGGACACTTGATGCAGAGTACAATACGAGGTCCAACAAATAATGACTTTTATTACCCGCCATGCTTTCTAACCAGCAATTCTGACAGTCAATCGCTGCGATGACTTTCCAACCTTCTAAAATACATATCCTACACTCCATCATCTACTGAGACCCAGTCTCCGACGCCTCACCCTCcaattccttcttctccttctctttcttctcaatAGTCGTTTGTTTCTCCCACATAGCGTGGTATCGTCCTCCCTGAGCCAAAAGCTCATTATGTGTGCCGCGCTCGACAATCTTGCCTTTGTGAAGTACGATGATCTGGTCTGATGTCGTGATGGTAGAGAGACGGTGGCTGCAGATTGTTAGTTACTGTTTGAAGAGGGGTTGGGGAGACTTACGCGATTGTGATGGTTGTGCGACCTTCGGTGACGCGCTCGAGAGCATCTTGGATCTGACGCTCTGTGTGTGAGTCGAGAGATGCGGTTGCTTCGTCGAGGAGTAGGATGCGAGCGTCTTTGAGAATCGCGCGGGCGATGGCGATCTACGAATGTCAGTGACCATGTCCGCAATGCTAATCAGTAACGGTAACTTACTCTTTGGCGTTCACCACCTGACAACTTCAATCCTCGCTCTCCAACCTTGGTCTCATACCCATCTGGAAAGTTGAGAATGCGCTCATGAATATTCGCCGCCTTGCATGCCTCATAAACGTCTGCCTCTGTCGCATCTGGTCTCGCGTACAGAAGATTGTACATGATCGTCGCGTTAAACAGAACTGTGTCCTGGGGAACGACACCGATGTTGCTGCGAAGACTCTCGAGCTTGAGATCTCGAAGGTCGTGGCCGTCAATCGTGATGGAGCCATCCGTGACATCGTAGAAGCggaagagaagcttgagggAGGTGGACTTTCCGCTACCTGATTCTCCGACAATAGCGGTCTTTGTGCCTGGGGCAACCGTGAAGTTGATGCCGTCGAGGACAGGATCGCCTTTCTTGACGTGATACGCGAACTTGACATCGTTGAAGGAGACCTCGCCCTTGGGTGAGGGCAACTGAATAGCATCAGGCTTCTCGACCACGCCAGGTGTTTCTTTGAACTGTTTCCATTAGCATACCCCATTATCGCAGAGGAGAGGGTACTCACAATATCAAGTAGTCGCTCAGCTTCAATGAGATTATTCTGAAGCATGGTATAGTACGTCCCAAAAAAGTTCAAAGGACCTTGAAGCTGAACAaagtaattgatcagacTCACAAACTCACCAACGGTCTGCTCCCCAATTGAAATCTTGTACGCCGACACCGAAACGAGCAACGCCGTTCCCAATGTGAAAATCGAACTCTGCGTGAGATTCAACCCGTTCAACGACCACTGCACCAATCTCTCCGCGCGCTGGAAAACAGTGACGTGCTCTCTAAACCGCGCCGTCTCGCGCGCAACAGCACAATTATGCTGAACAGTCTCATACGCCACGATAGCATCCGTCTTGACAGCTTCCATCTCACGGGTCTTGACGGTCATATCTCTTCGTTGTTTTCCTCGGTACTTGGCGACATAGATTGTGAGGAAGATGTATGACCACATTATGAAGAANNNNNNNNNNNNNNNNNNNNNNNNNNNNNNNNNNNNNNNNNNNNNNNNNNNNNNNNNNNNNNNNNNNNNNNNNNNNNNNNNNNNNNNNNNNNNNNNNNNNATGGTTCTCCGCAGTCTGCCAGACGCCATCCGTGGCGGCGATAAGCTCACTCGCCGACTTGACGCCGACGTAGAAGAGTAGATTGACCACCCAGTAGAACATCTCCACGAGGAACGGAAACTTTTGTATGAAGCGCGAGTGCCAGTATTTGGCGTATCGGCTCGAGTTGGGCGTGTGAACCACAGTGCCGCAGCACGTTCTCTTCTTGGGCGGGTGTGTTTCCGTCGGCGACGCTGCGTCAGCGAGGTTGAGACGTTCTGTCTCGTCGTGGACGTCCTCCTCGTCCCATGGCTCCGGCTTCGATTGGCCGAGGAGACCTTGGTCGGCGCTTTTTGACGAAGGGATGATGGAGAAGTTTCGGAGGCGGTTGAAGTAGCATGAAGCGATCATGACACCGACGATGAACTGCACGTGaacacacacacacacaaaGTTAGCCTCCACGGCTGACCGAGTTTATCAAGGGAAAGAGATACGTACGATTGGCTCGACGACGGCGTGGTAGGCAAACTGCGGCTCACCCAAATCTTGTTCATTCTCTTGAGTTTGCGCTTGAGCCATGATGTCTTCTATTGCGGCATGTGCCGACTGCAAAGAAAAGAACGTAAAAAGAAACAGAGTATGAGAAGtgtaaaaaaaaaaaaaagaagcttAAAGGTTGTCACAACAAATAGGTTTGGTCGGGTGAGTCGATAAAAAAAGAGTTTACGTTAAGATAAATAAAGAACGAACTTCGGAAGACGCGGAGAATAATGGACAAGGGGAGAAGATTTGCTCCCGGGCCAaaacaagggcaaggatgcTTGGTTTGGGATCAGGATTCCTGATCACAGCTACCGACCGCTAAAATGCACTGGGCTACAGAATAAAAACGAGCGTTAGGCGGTTAATGACTTAGGGGGGATAAGCTTGGCGGGTTGGAGCGCTGTGTTATTACGTGTCTTGGTTGTGAATCTGGGAGGCAGCCCCTGAAGCGCCAGTACTACTTGGTCACTGGACCATCAGCTTGGTGACGTAGATGATCCAATTCCGCAGAGGCTAAAATTTAGATTGGAAGGGGGGGAGGTGACAGAAACTCTGGAGCATGAAGCCACTATAAACTTACCACAAAATGCACCCGCTGAAATTGTCAGAAGGAGACGGAGTGGGGTGATGGTCAGCCAATCCCGTCGTCCGCGGACCCCCTAATCCTCCTCGGATTTTTCGTTCTCGCTTTTGTTTTTCTAGGGGGCCAGCTCCACTGATAATGAAAGGGTCACCCCCCCCTTTGGCGCACTGCAACTGTACTGCCACTGTCCCTGCGGCGCAATCCACCATCTTTTTTTCGCAGGCGAGCGTCAGATTTAATCTCAGCCCAAAAACAATCTTCCACTCCTTCAAAAGCTCACGCAACGCCAAGCCGCTCGCCGGTcctttctctccctctcttttTCAATACTacttctttttaataatatctctCCCACAAAAATGTCATCCTCACCGATTCTTGGTCCCGAACGAAAAAACTCCTACGATGAAGAACGCCTCGAATGGGCGACGCCCTCTGTGCCAAAGAAGTACCTCCGTCTGCCAAGACTGCGCCGCTCGACCGtgatcctcctcctcatcgacttcctcatcgtcgctgtcCTCGTCCATGCTTTTTACCCGCTTATCACACTGCTGCGTCGGAATGAGGAGCTGTTCGGTGCGAGATTAACGTTGCCCCTGAATGATACGTCGTTTGGCGAGGATTTGCCCGCGCAGAGGACGATACCGAGGATTTTTCACCAGACGAGTGCGAATGAGACCATTCCTGAGGCCTGGAAGGATTTGGTAAAGAGCTGTAAGGAAACTTACTCTGAGTTTGAGTACAAGGTTTGTTTGTCCTGGGTTGGTTACTGGAGGAGATGGATGCTAATTGTCGCAGCACTGGACGGACGATAAGGCTCGCGATTTTATTTCGGAAGAGTATCCTTGGTTCCTCGACACTTGGGACACTTTCCCTTTCAACATTCAACGCGCCGATGCCATTCGATACTTTGTCCTTCACCACTATGGCGGTATCTATCTCGACATGGACACGCTCTGCAACGCGACAATCCCCCTGCACCAGATCGAGTCCGACGGCAGCAAGCACCACGCCGTCTTCAAGAGCACAACACCCACCGGCGTCTCCAACGACATGATGATTACCTCCGCGCACCATCCCGCCTTCACAAAAGCCCTCTCCCGAATCCAACTCTACAACGACATAACCCGTCCCTGGGCACACATCCTCCCGCACGTCGCAGTAATGGTATCCGCGGGACCGCTCTTCCTCACCATGGCGCTGAAGAACTACCTTCTTGAACAGCCCTCGCTGCCTGAGACTACGGTGCAGGTGATCAATGCGACTGAGCTTGAACCTTATTTGACTGATTACGAGGGCGCGTCGTGGCATCACGGCGATACGAAGGCGATAATGTGGTTGGGTGATCGGCCGTGGGTTTGGTACCTGCTCGGTGCGATTGGGCTGGGCGCAGGGTTGTATTTGATCAACATGCTCATGATGAAGTGCTGGGGACGGTTCTTTGAGAAGGCTTCTAGTGATGAGGCCAAGGATGCTATTAAACTCACGTAGAAGGGGTTATGCTTAATTATATATGACTATAATAGTTTTAATGGCAGCGATGTTAATTCACAATCTGTGATCCTCTTCAATATCGTGCAATCCCATGTCTTGGCTTCAGAAATGCTCAATCACGACATCGAAGCCCATTCAGACCGCCCCATTCAAGACACGCCAGCCTCGTGGCTTATCTCGACACGTCAGTGCGTTCGCCAGTCCCTCAGATCCAAATCTGACAGTCCCCAAAGTCAATGCAACACTGCATGAGCTCATCACCCGACATACGCGCGTCCAAGTTAATCTTGGTCCAGACCGTTCCGTGACGTGGAGGAACTTTGTGAGATGACGTCGGCGCAGTTCTGATCGGTAGAACAACCCCGCAAAGTAGGCTGGTCTGGTTGAAGCTAGGCTGCATTAGAGGTTGTGACAGTTTTCTTGCATGTCATTGGTGTTTTGGGGGAGCTTTGTATGCAGAGCTCTCGATTGGTGCGGGCTTGAGGAGGGATGGCTGTTTGGTTGAAGTTGGGTCAAGCTTCAATTGCTCTCGTGATGACTTTGTACAGTAGCCCCGGTTTTGGTGCTGTGAGATGCGGCGCGATGCCAGCCTCGCTCATTTCAAAATGGACGGACACTTGATGCAGAGTACAATACGAGGTCCAACAAATAATGACTTTTATTACCCGCCATGCTTTCTAACCAGCAATTCTGACAGTCAATCGCTGCGATGACTTTCCAACCTTCTAAAATACATATCCTACACTCCATCATCTACTGAGACCCAGTCTCCGACGCCTCACCCTCcaattccttcttctccttctctttcttctcaatAGTCGTTTGTTTCTCCCACATAGCGTGGTATCGTCCTCCCTGAGCCAAAAGCTCATTATGTGTGCCGCGCTCGACAATCTTGCCTTTGTGAAGTACGATGATCTGGTCTGATGTCGTGATGGTAGAGAGACGGTGGCTGCAGATTGTTAGTTACTGTTTGAAGAGGGGTTGGGGAGACTTACGCGATTGTGATGGTTGTGCGACCTTCGGTGACGCGCTCGAGAGCATCTTGGATCTGACGCTCTGTGTGTGAGTCGAGAGATGCGGTTGCTTCGTCGAGGAGTAGGATGCGAGCGTCTTTGAGAATCGCGCGGGCGATGGCGATCTACGAATGTCAGTGACCATGTCCGCAATGCTAATCAGTAACGGTAACTTACTCTTTGGCGTTCACCACCTGACAACTTCAATCCTCGCTCTCCAACCTTGGTCTCATACCCATCTGGAAAGTTGAGAATGCGCTCATGAATATTCGCCGCCTTGCATGCCTCATAAACGTCTGCCTCTGTCGCATCTGGTCTCGCGTACAGAAGATTGTACATGATCGTCGCGTTAAACAGAACTGTGTCCTGGGGAACGACACCGATGTTGCTGNNNNNNNNNNNNNNNNNNNNNNNNNNNNNNNNNNNNNNNNNNNNNNNNNNNNNNNNNNNNNNNNNNNNNNNNNNNNNNNNNNNNNNNNNNNNNNNNNNNNGTAGAAGGCATCGTATTTCACAAAGAAAATCACACCAGCAACAAAAATGTCAAAGACCATAGGAAAAACCTGAAAGCAGAAACTCTCAAGGAAGGTGTTGATGGAAGCGCCGCGACTTAGGGCGCTGGTGACTTCGCCGACCTTTTTGTTGAGGTGGAACTCGAGGGATAAGCCGAGGACGTGTTCGAACGCAGCAGAGGAGAGACGGCGGAAGAGAGATTGGGATACAGGCAGCCAGAGAAGGGATCGCGCGGCGCCCAGAACGCCCTGGTTGCCCTGGAGAGCGCGGTATACGACGTAGAGGATGATTTCCTTGTAGGGAAGTTTGCCTTCGCCGAGGCTGTCGACGAGGGTACCGAGCTGGAGAGGTCCTAGGACGTTGACGGTGCGTTggcagatgaggaggatgatgcaGATTAGTACGATGGCTTGGTAGACGGGGGAGCCCTTTGGCCTGTGATGTGTCAGTGGATGAGCAGAGTTTGAGTGAAGGGACTTACCAGAGGTAGGGAAACAAGACTCGGAATCCAGCAAAGTAATCCAGCCACCCCGTACCGGAAACCTGCGTCCTTCTCGGCTCGGCCGCAGTAGGTTGAACACTTCCATACCCGTCCGCGGCCCCATTCCCATTCTCAAGAAGTCCCCGTCTCTCCTCTGGCAAAGACTTCGGTTCCAGAGCCTTAGTCTTGTACTCCCTCAAACCCAATGCTCCAATCATGAAAGCCAACACAAGAACCCTCGCAGCTCCGAGAATGTTGAGAGTGTCGACAAAGCCAGGTGATACGCGGAGTTTCGGCTCAACGGCTGAAAGAGCAGCTGCGATGACAATCTCTGCAAGAGCACCGACGCACCATGCCGAAAGGTGAGCAGAGTTCGGATTCCACGGTCCTTCAGGGTCTGGAAGAAGACCAGCGACGTAGTACAGTAGCACTCCAACGAAAGATGCCTGGAATTGGTTAGTTTTGCTGAGTATGAGAGCAAGGGGAACGTACGAGATATGCGCTGAACGAAAAGACAACACTGCCCTTCACACCATCCTGATCCGCAAAAACCTCCCTCGTAGCGTACACAATACTTGCAATCAACAATCCCGAAAGCACAACCTGAAGAACCCAAATACACCTCGCGTAAAACCTTCGAATCTTGTCAATATGCTGTTTCAAGTCATTGTCCAACGCGACTTTACGCGTCGTACTGCCATGGCGGCTTATGTAGAACTGAGCGGACTGAACGCCGAGGAGCgtgacgaagaggacgatggGATAGGCGTAGAAGCCGATCTTCAATCCGAGCTCTGCCTTTGCCATGGCTGAAGGACAATTGGTGATGGGCGTGAGCTTCGGGGAGTGAGTTAAGGATGATGTCAAGGGATCGGGGTTTTGATGTTCCGAGGGAGATGGGATTAGTCAGCGGATTTATCAGCGAGGGAAGCCATACCTGCACGACCGATGGTGCACCTAAGATCACGTGACCTTCGCACCACCGGTCGTGCGAATAATATCCGTCATGTAAGAGGCATAGGTGGCCTTATGGAAAAGGGGTAAATTTGCACCCCAATTCAACGATCAACAGTTTCTGCAGCAT includes these proteins:
- a CDS encoding ATP-binding cassette, subfamily B (At least one base has a quality score < 10); protein product: MAKAELGLKIGFYAYPIVLFVTLLGVQSAQFYISRHGSTTRKVALDNDLKQHIDKIRRFYARCIWVLQVVLSGLLIASIVYATREVFADQDGVKGSVVFSFSAYLASFVGVLLYYVAGLLPDPEGPWNPNSAHLSAWCVGALAEIVIAAALSAVEPKLRVSPGFVDTLNILGAARVLVLAFMIGALGLREYKTKALEPKSLPEERRGLLENGNGAADGYGSVQPTAAEPRRTQVSGTGWLDYFAGFRVLFPYLWPKGSPVYQAIVLICIILLICQRTVNVLGPLQLGTLVDSLGEGKLPYKEIILYVVYRALQGNQGVLGAARSLLWLPVSQSLFRRLSSAAFEHVLGLSLEFHLNKKVGEVTSALSRGASINTFLESFCFQVFPMVFDIFVAGDTVLFNATIMYNLLYARPDATEADVYEACKAANIHERILNFPDGYETKVGERGLKLSGGERQRIAIARAILKDARILLLDEATASLDSHTERQIQDALERVTEGRTTITIAHRLSTITTSDQIIVLHKGKIVERGTHNELLAQGGRYHAMWEKQTTIEKKEKEKKELEGEASETGSQ
- a CDS encoding hypothetical protein (At least one base has a quality score < 10), which gives rise to MSSSPILGPERKNSYDEERLEWATPSVPKKYLRLPRLRRSTVILLLIDFLIVAVLVHAFYPLITLLRRNEELFGARLTLPLNDTSFGEDLPAQRTIPRIFHQTSANETIPEAWKDLVKSCKETYSEFEYKHWTDDKARDFISEEYPWFLDTWDTFPFNIQRADAIRYFVLHHYGGIYLDMDTLCNATIPLHQIESDGSKHHAVFKSTTPTGVSNDMMITSAHHPAFTKALSRIQLYNDITRPWAHILPHVAVMVSAGPLFLTMALKNYLLEQPSLPETTVQVINATELEPYLTDYEGASWHHGDTKAIMWLGDRPWVWYLLGAIGLGAGLYLINMLMMKCWGRFFEKASSDEAKDAIKLT
- a CDS encoding hypothetical protein (At least one base has a quality score < 10); translation: MAQAQTQENEQDLGEPQFAYHAVVEPIFIVGVMIASCYFNRLRNFSIIPSSKSADQGLLGQSKPEPWDEEDVHDETERLNLADAASPTETHPPKKRTCCGTVVHTPNSSRYAKYWHSRFIQKFPFLVEMFYWVVNLLFYVGVKSANMTVKTREMEAVKTDAIVAYETVQHNCAVARETARFREHVTVFQRAERLVQWSLNGLNLTQSSIFTLGTALLVSVSAYKISIGEQTVETPGVVEKPDAIQLPSPKGEVSFNDVKFAYHVKKGDPVLDGINFTVAPGTKTAIVGESGSGKSTSLKLLFRFYDVTDGSITIDGHDLRDLKLESLRSNIGVVPQDTVLFNATIMYNLLYARPDATEADVYEACKAANIHERILNFPDGYETKVGERGLKLSGGERQRSVRSKMLSSASPKVAQPSQSHQIIVLHKGKIVERGTHNELLAQGGRYHAMWEKQTTIEKKEKEKKELEGEASETGSQ